In a genomic window of Enterobacter asburiae:
- the murD gene encoding UDP-N-acetylmuramoyl-L-alanine--D-glutamate ligase has protein sequence MADYQGKKVVIIGLGLTGLSCVDFFLARGVTPRVMDTRVSPPGLDKLPEQVERHLGGLNDDWLLAADLIVASPGMALAHPSLSAAADAGVEIVGDIELFCREAQAPVIAITGSNGKSTVTTLVGEMAKAAGMNVGVGGNIGLPALMLLDKGCELYVLELSSFQLETTSSLHAAAATILNVTEDHMDRYPFGLQQYRAAKLRVYENAKVCVVNADDALTMPVRGADERCISFGITMGDYHLNRQLGETWLRVKGEKVLNVKEMKLSGQHNYTNALAALALADAVGLPRSSSLKALTTFSGLAHRFQLALEHNGVRWINDSKATNVGSTEAALNGLHVDGTLHLLLGGDGKSADFSSLKPYLTGDNIRLYCFGRDGSELAELRPEIAEQTETMEQAMRLIAPRVQPGDMVLLSPACASLDQFKNFEQRGDVFTRLAKELG, from the coding sequence ATGGCAGATTACCAGGGCAAAAAAGTCGTTATCATCGGGTTAGGCCTTACAGGCCTCTCCTGCGTGGACTTTTTCCTTGCGCGCGGCGTTACGCCGCGCGTGATGGATACGCGTGTCTCTCCGCCGGGTCTGGACAAGCTGCCGGAACAGGTTGAACGCCACCTTGGTGGTCTGAATGATGACTGGCTGCTGGCAGCCGATCTGATTGTCGCCAGCCCGGGAATGGCGCTGGCGCACCCTTCATTGAGCGCTGCCGCGGATGCGGGCGTTGAGATTGTTGGCGATATCGAACTGTTCTGCCGCGAAGCGCAGGCGCCGGTTATCGCGATCACCGGTTCTAACGGCAAAAGCACCGTTACCACCCTGGTGGGTGAAATGGCAAAAGCCGCAGGCATGAACGTAGGGGTAGGCGGCAATATCGGTCTGCCCGCGCTGATGCTGCTGGACAAAGGCTGCGAGCTGTACGTTCTGGAACTTTCCAGCTTCCAGCTTGAAACCACCTCCAGCCTGCATGCGGCGGCGGCAACAATCCTCAACGTGACTGAAGATCATATGGACCGGTATCCATTTGGTCTGCAGCAGTACCGCGCGGCCAAGCTGCGCGTATACGAAAACGCCAAAGTCTGCGTGGTTAACGCCGATGACGCGCTGACCATGCCCGTGCGTGGCGCGGACGAGCGCTGTATCAGCTTTGGTATCACCATGGGTGATTATCATCTGAACCGTCAGTTGGGAGAAACCTGGCTGCGCGTGAAAGGCGAGAAAGTGCTGAACGTGAAAGAGATGAAGCTTTCCGGCCAGCACAACTACACCAATGCCCTGGCGGCGCTGGCGCTTGCGGATGCCGTAGGGCTGCCGCGCTCTTCCAGCCTGAAAGCGTTGACCACGTTTTCCGGCCTGGCGCACCGTTTCCAGCTGGCGCTGGAGCATAACGGCGTGCGCTGGATTAACGACTCCAAAGCGACCAACGTGGGAAGCACGGAGGCCGCGCTGAACGGTCTGCACGTTGACGGTACCCTGCATCTGCTGTTGGGTGGAGACGGCAAATCCGCAGATTTCTCCTCCCTGAAGCCGTATCTCACCGGCGATAACATCCGCCTGTACTGCTTTGGCCGCGACGGCAGCGAGCTGGCTGAACTACGCCCGGAAATTGCCGAGCAAACTGAAACGATGGAACAGGCGATGCGCCTGATCGCCCCGCGCGTACAGCCTGGCGACATGGTTCTGCTCTCCCCGGCGTGCGCCAGTCTCGATCAGTTTAAGAATTTCGAACAGCGTGGCGATGTCTTTACCCGCCTTGCGAAGGAGTTAGGCTGA
- the ftsW gene encoding cell division protein FtsW produces the protein MRLSLPRLKMPRLPGFGILVWLFAALKGWVMASRDKDSDSLIMYDRTLFWLTLGLAAIGFIMVTSASMPVGQRLANDPFLFAKRDGLYIILAFCLALVTLRLPMAFWQRHSTAMLIASIIMLLIVLVVGSSVNGASRWIAFGPLRIQPAEFTKLSLFCYLANYLVRKVDEVRNNLRGFLKPMGVILVLAILLLAQPDLGTVVVLFVTTLAMLFLAGAKLWQFIAIIGMGISAVVLLILAEPYRIRRVTSFWNPWEDPFGSGYQLTQSLMAFGRGEVWGQGLGNSVQKLEYLPEAHTDFIFSIIGEELGYIGVVLALLMVFFVAFRAMSIGRKALEIDHRFSGFLACSIGIWFSFQALVNVGAAAGMLPTKGLTLPLISYGGSSLLIMSTAIMFLLRIDYETRLEKAQAFTRGSR, from the coding sequence ATGCGTTTATCTCTCCCTCGCCTGAAAATGCCGCGCCTGCCAGGATTTGGGATCCTGGTGTGGCTGTTTGCGGCGCTGAAAGGCTGGGTGATGGCTTCACGGGATAAAGATTCCGATAGCCTGATTATGTACGACCGCACCCTGTTCTGGCTGACGCTGGGGCTGGCGGCGATCGGCTTTATCATGGTGACCTCGGCTTCCATGCCCGTCGGGCAGCGTTTGGCGAACGATCCCTTCCTGTTCGCCAAGCGTGACGGGCTGTACATCATTCTGGCGTTTTGCCTGGCGCTGGTGACGCTTCGTCTGCCGATGGCGTTCTGGCAGCGGCACAGTACCGCGATGCTGATCGCTTCTATCATCATGCTGTTGATCGTGCTGGTTGTCGGGAGCTCCGTTAACGGGGCATCGCGCTGGATCGCCTTCGGCCCGCTGCGTATTCAGCCAGCGGAATTTACCAAGCTTTCATTGTTCTGCTATCTGGCGAACTACCTGGTCCGTAAGGTCGATGAGGTGCGTAATAACCTTCGCGGTTTCTTAAAGCCGATGGGCGTGATTCTGGTGCTGGCGATCCTGCTGCTGGCGCAGCCTGACCTCGGTACTGTGGTGGTGCTGTTCGTGACGACGCTGGCGATGCTGTTCCTGGCAGGGGCCAAGCTGTGGCAGTTCATTGCCATTATCGGAATGGGGATATCAGCGGTGGTGCTGCTGATCCTCGCTGAGCCTTACCGTATCCGCCGCGTGACCTCATTCTGGAACCCCTGGGAAGATCCGTTCGGCAGCGGTTATCAGCTGACGCAGTCGCTGATGGCGTTTGGCCGCGGTGAAGTCTGGGGACAAGGCCTGGGCAATTCGGTTCAGAAACTGGAGTATTTACCGGAAGCGCATACTGACTTCATCTTCTCCATTATTGGGGAAGAACTGGGTTATATCGGTGTGGTATTAGCGCTATTAATGGTATTCTTCGTCGCTTTCCGTGCTATGTCCATCGGCCGGAAAGCGCTGGAGATCGATCACCGCTTCTCAGGCTTCTTAGCCTGCTCAATTGGTATCTGGTTTAGCTTCCAGGCGCTGGTTAACGTCGGGGCCGCAGCGGGTATGCTGCCGACCAAAGGTCTGACGTTGCCGCTGATCAGCTATGGTGGTTCGAGTCTGTTGATCATGTCGACGGCCATTATGTTTTTGTTACGCATAGATTATGAGACGCGTCTGGAGAAAGCCCAGGCGTTTACACGAGGTTCACGATGA
- the murG gene encoding undecaprenyldiphospho-muramoylpentapeptide beta-N-acetylglucosaminyltransferase, producing the protein MNQPKRLMVMAGGTGGHVFPGLAVAHHLMDQGWQVRWLGTADRMEADLVPKHGIEIDFIRISGLRGKGLKAMLLAPVRIFNAWRQARTIMKRFKPDVVLGMGGYVSGPGGLAAWSLGIPVVLHEQNGIAGLTNKWLAKIATKVMQAFPGAFPKADVVGNPVRVDVLALPLPDARLAGREGPVRVLVVGGSQGARILNQTMPQVAAKLGDAVTIWHQSGKGAQQTVEQAYAEAGKPQHKVTEFIDDMAAAYAWADVVVCRSGALTVSEIAAAGLPALFVPFQHKDRQQYWNALPLEKAGAAKIFEQPQFTADAVATTLAGWNRDALLEMAQRARAVAIPDATERVAKEVSLAVQA; encoded by the coding sequence ATGAATCAACCGAAGCGGTTAATGGTGATGGCGGGCGGTACCGGCGGACACGTGTTCCCGGGACTGGCGGTTGCGCACCATTTAATGGATCAGGGCTGGCAGGTACGCTGGCTGGGAACCGCAGACCGCATGGAGGCCGACCTGGTACCGAAGCACGGTATCGAGATCGACTTTATTCGAATTTCTGGCCTGCGGGGAAAAGGCCTCAAGGCCATGCTGCTGGCACCGGTGCGTATTTTCAACGCCTGGCGTCAGGCGCGGACCATCATGAAGCGCTTTAAGCCCGATGTGGTGCTGGGCATGGGCGGCTATGTCTCTGGACCCGGCGGGCTGGCCGCATGGTCATTGGGTATTCCCGTTGTGCTGCATGAGCAGAACGGTATTGCCGGCCTGACCAACAAGTGGCTGGCGAAAATCGCGACCAAAGTGATGCAGGCGTTTCCCGGCGCGTTCCCGAAAGCGGACGTGGTGGGCAACCCGGTGCGCGTGGACGTGCTGGCGCTACCGCTGCCGGATGCCCGCCTGGCGGGACGTGAAGGTCCGGTTCGTGTGCTGGTTGTCGGTGGGTCTCAGGGGGCGCGTATTTTAAACCAGACGATGCCGCAGGTGGCGGCAAAGCTGGGGGATGCCGTGACGATCTGGCACCAGAGCGGAAAAGGCGCTCAGCAGACCGTTGAGCAGGCTTATGCCGAAGCGGGAAAACCGCAGCATAAAGTGACGGAATTTATTGACGATATGGCCGCAGCCTATGCCTGGGCCGATGTCGTGGTCTGCCGCTCGGGGGCGTTGACGGTGAGCGAAATTGCCGCCGCCGGTTTACCCGCGCTGTTCGTGCCGTTCCAGCACAAAGACCGACAGCAGTACTGGAATGCGCTGCCGCTTGAGAAAGCCGGCGCGGCGAAAATTTTTGAACAGCCACAATTTACCGCCGATGCGGTCGCCACCACCCTGGCGGGCTGGAACAGAGACGCACTGCTGGAGATGGCACAACGCGCGCGCGCGGTTGCTATCCCGGATGCGACAGAACGGGTGGCAAAAGAAGTGAGCCTGGCAGTCCAGGCTTAA